A single genomic interval of Calypte anna isolate BGI_N300 chromosome 3, bCalAnn1_v1.p, whole genome shotgun sequence harbors:
- the PTP4A1 gene encoding protein tyrosine phosphatase type IVA 1, with product MARMNRPAPVEITYKNMRFLITHNPTNATLNKFIEELKKYGVTTVVRVCEATYETAPVEKEGIQVLDWPFDDGAPPSNQIVDDWLNLVKVKFREEPGCCIAVHCVAGLGRAPVLVALALIECGMKYEDAVQFIRQKRRGAFNSKQLLYLEKYRPKMRLRFKDSNGHRNNCCIQ from the exons ATGGCCCGAATGAACCGCCCAGCTCCTGTGGAAATCACCTACAAGAACATGAGATTCCTAATCACACACAATCCAACCAATGCAACCTTAAACAAATTCATAGAG GAACTTAAGAAGTATGGTGTTACTACAGTGGTAAGAGTGTGTGAAGCTACTTACGAGACTGCTCCGGTGGAAAAAGAAGGCATTCAGGTTTTG GACTGGCCCTTTGATGACGGTGCTCCACCATCCAACCAGATTGTTGATGATTGGCTAAACCTCGTTAAAGTTAAATTTCGTGAAGAACCTGGTTGTTGCATTGCTGTACATTGTGTTGCTGGTCTTGGAAG AGCTCCAGTCTTAGTTGCTCTTGCACTGATAGAATGTGGAATGAAATACGAAGATGCAGTGCAGTTCATAAGACA GAAGCGGCGGGGAGCTTTTAACAGCAAGCAACTTCTGTACTTGGAGAAATACCGCCCCAAGATGCGTCTGCGTTTTAAAGACTCCAATGGTCACCGAAATAATTGTTGTATTCAGTAA